The proteins below are encoded in one region of Mycobacterium sp. MS1601:
- a CDS encoding PaaI family thioesterase, which translates to MGCGPDNPHGLQMEVFRSGQQVYTDLVFDERHGGAPGLAHGGAIAAACDDLFGFTLWIVGTPAVTRNLAVGYRVPVPLHHPHRIVARVDSREGRALHVSATGIGQDGIVRFTATAMFVAVDVEHFAAHGDLGAFGDMLERFAGARPSADDREGED; encoded by the coding sequence ATGGGGTGCGGCCCCGACAATCCCCACGGCCTGCAGATGGAGGTGTTCCGATCCGGGCAGCAGGTCTACACCGACCTGGTTTTCGACGAACGGCACGGCGGGGCACCGGGTCTCGCGCACGGAGGTGCGATCGCCGCGGCGTGCGACGACTTGTTCGGCTTCACCCTGTGGATCGTCGGAACCCCGGCGGTCACCCGCAACCTGGCCGTCGGCTACCGCGTGCCGGTGCCGTTGCATCACCCCCACCGCATCGTCGCGCGCGTCGACAGCCGCGAGGGGCGAGCCCTGCACGTCAGTGCGACCGGGATCGGGCAGGACGGCATCGTGCGCTTCACCGCCACGGCGATGTTCGTTGCCGTGGACGTCGAGCACTTCGCCGCCCACGGCGACCTCGGCGCGTTCGGTGACATGCTCGAGCGTTTCGCTGGAGCACGACCGTCGGCCGATGACAGAGAAGGCGAGGATTGA